One window of the Canis aureus isolate CA01 chromosome 1, VMU_Caureus_v.1.0, whole genome shotgun sequence genome contains the following:
- the NLRP8 gene encoding NACHT, LRR and PYD domains-containing protein 8, with product MSSASSTSPFENGVMLYMVYLSKEELQTFKQLLVDERPRPGSVQITWDQVKTARWGEVVHLLMEYFPGRLAWDVTHDIFAKMNQMELCLRVQMELNDILPSLELEDSNPREMPVSLEEGESDKIQEYKLYMIDEYSMIRSKTTWPGNHMDFFYQDIERHERFLPCIFLPKRPQGRQPKTVVLQGVSGVGKSSLAGKVMLEWAKNKFYSHKFWYAFYFHCREVAQVDEQSLSELIAHKWPRAQALMSKIMSKPDQLLLLFDGFEEVTLTLTDRPTDLSEDWSQKLPGSVLLTSLLSKIMLPEATLLITLRFTSWRKLKPFLKHPSFITLTGFSMVEKVKYFRTYFRNKREADEALSFVMGNTILFSMCQVPVICWMVCSCLRQQMEKGVDLVQAYPNATAVFVQYLSSLFPTKAGSLPSNTHQEQLRGLCYLAAEGMWNMRWVFDMKDFEQAKLDETAVATFLHVNIFRRVAGDKDYYAFADLSFQEFFAALLYVLCFPQRLRNFWVLDRVQIICLIAYPGRKKNHLAQMGLFLFGLLNEKCSLAAEKSFRCKLSLGNKKKLLKVAALPYECGPPTLHHGIPQLFYCLHEIQEEAFVSQILSDCQKAALIISRNKDMQASAFCLKHCRHLRNLELTITLTITQLYALNPDPLQSTEPGSSNQCFLWWQDFCSVVRTHENLEVLAVTNTVMEADSVKVLSAALRHPGCKLQKLIFRRVNTSMLNEDLLQVLMENWYLRCLEIQGTEVRCEAMEFLCTALKYPQCYLQCLRLEDCAVTPKSWVELARDLGSNRHLKTLMLRSSCLETFGAYYLSLAQLERLLLENCGLTVLSCKSLMSSLMSNKMLTHLSLAENALKDEGAKQLCSALQHPMCPLQRLVLRNCALTSDCCQDMASALGKNKNLRSLDLGFNSLKDDGVTLLFEALKKSESGLQILELERCLFTSLCCQAMASMLLHNQSLRYLDVSKNDIGLRGILLLREAFQQHKWKKKVVLETKQNYAPDMVMRLEGPAVKNESLRIIQDWSADCWDEARWME from the exons AtgtcctctgcctcctccacctcccctttTGAAAATGGGGTCATGCTGTACATGGTCTATTTAAGCAAGGAGGAGCTACAAACATTCAAGCAGCTTTTAGTGGATGAGAGACCCAGACCTGGCTCTGTCCAGATCACCTGGGACCAGGTGAAGACTGCCAGATGGGGGGAGGTGGTTCATCTCTTAATGGAATACTTCCCTGGACGACTAGCTTGGGATGTGACTCATGACATCTTTGCCAAGATGAACCAGATGGAACTGTGTCTTCGGGTGCAAATGGAGCTAAATG ACATTCTACCCAGCCTGGAGCTAGAGGACTCAAACCCAAGAGAAATGCCAGTGAGTTTGGAGGAAGGAGAATCTG ATAAAATACAGGAGTACAAACTGTATATGATAGATGAATATTCCATGATACGGAGCAAGACCACTTGGCCTGGGAACCATATGGACTTCTTCTACCAAGACATAGAGAGACACGAGAGATTCTTACCATGTATTTTTCTTCCCAAAAGACCTCAAGGTAGACAACCCAAGACTGTGGTCCTACAGGGAGTGTCTGGAGTTGGTAAATCAAGCTTGGCCGGAAAGGTGATGTTGGAGTGGGCAAAAAACAAGTTCTACAGCCACAAGTTCTGGTATGCTTTCTACTTCCATTGCCGGGAAGTGGCCCAGGTAGATGAGCAGAGCTTGTCAGAGCTGATTGCTCATAAATGGCCCAGGGCACAGGCTCTCATGTCCAAGATTATGTCCAAACCAGACCAACTTCTGCTCCTCTTTGATGGCTTTGAGGAAGTAACATTGACCCTCACGGATAGACCAACTGACCTGAGTGAGGACTGGAGCCAGAAATTGCCTGGGTCTGTCCTTCTGACCAGTTTGCTGAGCAAAATAATGCTTCCTGAGGCCACCCTACTGATCACCCTGAGGTTCACATCTTGGAGGAAACTTAAGCCCTTCCTAAAACATCCCTCTTTTATAACACTTACAGGGTTTAGTATGGTGGAAAAAGTCAAGTATTTCAGAACATATTTCAGAAACAAGAGGGAGGCTGATGAAGCCTTGAGTTTTGTCATGGGAAACACGATTCTCTTCTCCATGTGCCAGGTCCCTGTGATTTGCTGGATGGTGTGTTCTTGTCTGAGACAGCAGATGGAGAAAGGAGTAGATCTTGTGCAGGCGTATCCAAATGCCACAGCTGTATTCGTCCAGTATCTGTCTAGCTTATTTCCAACCAAGGCTGGAAGCCTTCCCAGTAACACTCACCAAGAACAACTGAGAGGTCTGTGTTACTTGGCTGCAGAAGGTATGTGGAACATGCGATGGGTGTTTGACATGAAAGACTTTGAGCAGGCCAAGCTGGATGAGACCGCTGTTGCTACTTTTCTCCATGTGAATATTTTTCGAAGGGTTGCAGGTGACAAAGACTACTATGCTTTTGCCGACTTGAGCTTCCAGGAGTTTTTTGCTGCCTTGTTGTATGTTCTCTGCTTCCCACAAAGACTAAGAAATTTCTGGGTGTTGGACCGTGTTCAAATCATATGCCTCATAGCATatcctggaagaaagaaaaaccatcttGCTCAGATGGGGCTTTTCTTATTTGGCCTTTTAAATGAGAAATGCAGTTTAGCCGCAGAGAAGTCCTTCCGATGCAAGCTGTCCTTGGGTAATAAGAAGAAACTGCTGAAAGTTGCAGCCTTGCCATATGAATGTGGCCCACCAACCCTGCACCATGGCATCCCACAGCTATTCTACTGTCTGCATGAAATCCAGGAGGAGGCATTTGTGAGTCAGATCCTAAGTGATTGTCAGAAAGCTGCTTTGATCATCAGCAGGAACAAAGACATGCAAGCATCTGCTTTTTGTCTTAAACACTGTCGACATTTGCGGAATCTAGAACTGACTATTACCCTGACCATCACTCAACTGTATGCACTCAACCCGGATCCCCTCCAGTCCACTGA ACCAGGAAGCAGCAATCAGTGTTTTCTCTGGTGGCAAGACTTCTGCTCCGTGGTTAGGACCCATGAGAATTTGGAAGTCCTGGCTGTGACAAACACTGTTATGGAAGCTGATTCAGTGAAGGTCCTTTCTGCGGCTCTGAGACATCCTGGGTGTAAACTGCAAAAACTAAT CTTTAGACGTGTGAATACTTCCATGTTGAATGAAGACTTACTCCAAGTTTTGATGGAAAACTGGTATCTGAGATGCTTGGAAATACAAGGCACAGAAGTGAGGTGTGAGGCCATGGAGTTTCTGTGCACAGCCTTAAAATACCCACAGTGCTATCTCCAGTGTCTGAG GTTGGAAGACTGCGCAGTTACCCCTAAAAGTTGGGTTGAACTTGCCAGGGATCTTGGAAGTAACAGACACTTGAAGACACTAATGCTGAGAAGTAGCTGCCTGGAGACATTTGGGGCATATTACCTGTCACTGGCCCAACTGGAAAGGCTGTT ATTGGAGAATTGTGGCCTCACGGTGCTTTCCTGTAAAAGTCTTATGTCTTCCCTCATGAGTAATAAGATGCTGACCCATCTGAGCTTGGCAGAGAATGCCTTGAAGGACGAAGGAGCAAAACAGCTTTGTAGTGCCTTACAGCATCCTATGTGTCCTCTACAGAGGCTGGT GCTAAGAAACTGTGCCCTCACCTCGGACTGCTGTCAAGACATGGCCTCTGCTctgggtaaaaataaaaatttaagaagccTGGACCTTGGCTTTAATAGCCTGAAGGATGATGGAGTTACTCTGCTCTTTGAGGCCCTCAAGAAGTCTGAGTCTGGCCTCCAGATCCTGGA GCTGGAAAGGTGCCTATTCACCTCTCTCTGCTGCCAGGCTATGGCTTCCATGCTCCTCCACAACCAGAGCCTGAGGTACCTAGATGTGAGCAAGAATGACATTGGGCTCAGGGGCATATTGCTCCTGCGGGAGGCCTTCCAGCAGCACAAGTGGAAAAAGAAGGTTGTTTT